A region from the Manihot esculenta cultivar AM560-2 chromosome 13, M.esculenta_v8, whole genome shotgun sequence genome encodes:
- the LOC110629632 gene encoding uncharacterized protein LOC110629632 isoform X3 yields the protein MKKSINFSKLVDSALITGIVTAAMAAKKAGDTVPQLKRINDIPNFIFVPSVTLLSLASIKLTRWIFLGNAILDDIPPEDADEEAVSDEQPLQGKGKMVKNVAWEDLPRQPPSHLQQVEEDSYPARKHQAQANQSRERSGLARQGSLRRPGKRATSRSTSASLSINPKSKLSSEQPQAALVEEMLSLFEKFESELTPSAVETQVAQQNVSDTLKTGTSILQEPEQVKKLKRSLHLLTQTSEDSLAAGQISIITNFEQEIDMLEAKFRNAADVLARASQLQANKEQAEKHFQEAYHLLRELKANDDEFKEKIGKLKSEIECLKTAEEKNLRKINDCFQCGKFQKELASKCEMELGKLWHAREKAKKDKADVEAVFKNYRQQLT from the exons ATGAAGAAAAGCATAAATTTCAGCAAACTTGTTGACTCTGCCTTAATCACTGGAATAGTAACAGCAGCCATGGCAGCTAAAAAGGCAGGAGACACTGTGCCTCAGTTGAAGAGAATCAATGACATTCCAAATTTCATCTTTGTGCCCTCTGTGACACTGCTTTCACTTGCATCTATCAAACTCACAAGATGGATTTTCCTAGGAA ATGCTATACTGGACGACATTCCCCCGGAAGACGCCGACGAAGAAGCCGTTTCAGATGAGCAACCACTTCAAGGAAAAGGGAAAATGGTCAAGAATGTTGCTTGGGAAGATCTGCCTCGCCAGCCTCCTTCTCACTTGCAGCAA GTGGAAGAAGATTCATACCCAGCAAGAAAACATCAAGCACAAGCAAATCAATCTCGAGAACGAAGCGGATTAGCTCGACAGGGAAGTTTAAGAAGGCCAGGAAAAAGGGCCACGTCCAGGTCTACCTCCGCAAGCTTATCGATCAATCCCAAGAGCAAACTCTCTTCAGAACAGCCACAAGCA GCTTTGGTGGAAGAAATGCTCTCTCTTTTTGAGAAATTTGAATCTGAGCTCACTCCATCTGCTGTAGAAACTCAAGTTGCACAGCAAAATGTGAGTGATACACTTAAAACTGGAACTTCAATTCTCCAGGAACCTGAACAGGTTAAGAAACTCAAGAGATCATTGCATCTGTTAACGCAAACTTCTGAAGATAGTTTGGCTGCTGGTCAGATATCTATCATCACCAACTTTGAGCAAGAGATTGATATGCTTGAAGCAAAGTTCAGAAATGCTGCAGATGTTTTGGCCAGAGCTTCACAATTGCAAGCTAACAAAGAACAGGCTGAGAAACACTTTCAGGAAGCATATCACCTGCTGAGAGAGTTAAAGGCTAATGATGACGAATTTAAGGAGAAAATTGGGAAATTGAAGTCTGAAATTGAGTGTCTTAAAACTGCTGAGGAAAAGAATTTGAGGAAGATCAATGATTGCTTTCAATGTGGAAAGTTTCAGAAGGAATTAGCCTCAAAATGTGAAATGGAGCTGGGAAAATTATGGCATGCTAGAGAAAAGGCAAAGAAAGATAAGGCTGATGTAGAAGCTGTTTTTAAGAACTACAGGCAGCAACTGACTTGA
- the LOC110629632 gene encoding uncharacterized protein LOC110629632 isoform X2: MGIFFSLLGEGLPSTHATSFVMGTLYKQFLEKNISSFEDFQVGILDIFEFISELPIEYYEIPSRKELEACFNDWKRAPDPQKKELIVGLMKKSINFSKLVDSALITGIVTAAMAAKKAGDTVPQLKRINDIPNFIFVPSVTLLSLASIKLTRWIFLGNAILDDIPPEDADEEAVSDEQPLQGKGKMVKNVAWEDLPRQPPSHLQQVEEDSYPARKHQAQANQSRERSGLARQGSLRRPGKRATSRSTSASLSINPKSKLSSEQPQAALVEEMLSLFEKFESELTPSAVETQVAQQNVSDTLKTGTSILQEPEQVKKLKRSLHLLTQTSEDSLAAGQISIITNFEQEIDMLEAKFRNAADVLARASQLQANKEQAEKHFQEAYHLLRELKANDDEFKEKIGKLKSEIECLKTAEEKNLRKINDCFQCGKFQKELASKCEMELGKLWHAREKAKKDKADVEAVFKNYRQQLT; encoded by the exons ATGGGCATATTTTTTAGTCTCTTGGGAGAAG GGTTGCCCTCAACACATGCCACTAGTTTTGTAATGGGAACACTTTACAAGCAATTTTTAGAGAAAAATATCAGTAGCTTTGAGGATTTCCAAGTCGGTATTCTTGATATCTTCGA ATTCATCTCAGAATTGCCTATTGAATATTATGAGATACCCTCCAGGAAGGAACTTGAG gcatgttttaatgattggAAAAGAGCTCCAGACCCCCAAAAGAAGGAATTGATTGTTGGGCTTATGAAGAAAAGCATAAATTTCAGCAAACTTGTTGACTCTGCCTTAATCACTGGAATAGTAACAGCAGCCATGGCAGCTAAAAAGGCAGGAGACACTGTGCCTCAGTTGAAGAGAATCAATGACATTCCAAATTTCATCTTTGTGCCCTCTGTGACACTGCTTTCACTTGCATCTATCAAACTCACAAGATGGATTTTCCTAGGAA ATGCTATACTGGACGACATTCCCCCGGAAGACGCCGACGAAGAAGCCGTTTCAGATGAGCAACCACTTCAAGGAAAAGGGAAAATGGTCAAGAATGTTGCTTGGGAAGATCTGCCTCGCCAGCCTCCTTCTCACTTGCAGCAA GTGGAAGAAGATTCATACCCAGCAAGAAAACATCAAGCACAAGCAAATCAATCTCGAGAACGAAGCGGATTAGCTCGACAGGGAAGTTTAAGAAGGCCAGGAAAAAGGGCCACGTCCAGGTCTACCTCCGCAAGCTTATCGATCAATCCCAAGAGCAAACTCTCTTCAGAACAGCCACAAGCA GCTTTGGTGGAAGAAATGCTCTCTCTTTTTGAGAAATTTGAATCTGAGCTCACTCCATCTGCTGTAGAAACTCAAGTTGCACAGCAAAATGTGAGTGATACACTTAAAACTGGAACTTCAATTCTCCAGGAACCTGAACAGGTTAAGAAACTCAAGAGATCATTGCATCTGTTAACGCAAACTTCTGAAGATAGTTTGGCTGCTGGTCAGATATCTATCATCACCAACTTTGAGCAAGAGATTGATATGCTTGAAGCAAAGTTCAGAAATGCTGCAGATGTTTTGGCCAGAGCTTCACAATTGCAAGCTAACAAAGAACAGGCTGAGAAACACTTTCAGGAAGCATATCACCTGCTGAGAGAGTTAAAGGCTAATGATGACGAATTTAAGGAGAAAATTGGGAAATTGAAGTCTGAAATTGAGTGTCTTAAAACTGCTGAGGAAAAGAATTTGAGGAAGATCAATGATTGCTTTCAATGTGGAAAGTTTCAGAAGGAATTAGCCTCAAAATGTGAAATGGAGCTGGGAAAATTATGGCATGCTAGAGAAAAGGCAAAGAAAGATAAGGCTGATGTAGAAGCTGTTTTTAAGAACTACAGGCAGCAACTGACTTGA
- the LOC110629632 gene encoding uncharacterized protein LOC110629632 isoform X1 — MGIFFSLLGEGLPSTHATSFVMGTLYKQFLEKNISSFEDFQVGILDIFDRFISELPIEYYEIPSRKELEACFNDWKRAPDPQKKELIVGLMKKSINFSKLVDSALITGIVTAAMAAKKAGDTVPQLKRINDIPNFIFVPSVTLLSLASIKLTRWIFLGNAILDDIPPEDADEEAVSDEQPLQGKGKMVKNVAWEDLPRQPPSHLQQVEEDSYPARKHQAQANQSRERSGLARQGSLRRPGKRATSRSTSASLSINPKSKLSSEQPQAALVEEMLSLFEKFESELTPSAVETQVAQQNVSDTLKTGTSILQEPEQVKKLKRSLHLLTQTSEDSLAAGQISIITNFEQEIDMLEAKFRNAADVLARASQLQANKEQAEKHFQEAYHLLRELKANDDEFKEKIGKLKSEIECLKTAEEKNLRKINDCFQCGKFQKELASKCEMELGKLWHAREKAKKDKADVEAVFKNYRQQLT, encoded by the exons ATGGGCATATTTTTTAGTCTCTTGGGAGAAG GGTTGCCCTCAACACATGCCACTAGTTTTGTAATGGGAACACTTTACAAGCAATTTTTAGAGAAAAATATCAGTAGCTTTGAGGATTTCCAAGTCGGTATTCTTGATATCTTCGA CAGATTCATCTCAGAATTGCCTATTGAATATTATGAGATACCCTCCAGGAAGGAACTTGAG gcatgttttaatgattggAAAAGAGCTCCAGACCCCCAAAAGAAGGAATTGATTGTTGGGCTTATGAAGAAAAGCATAAATTTCAGCAAACTTGTTGACTCTGCCTTAATCACTGGAATAGTAACAGCAGCCATGGCAGCTAAAAAGGCAGGAGACACTGTGCCTCAGTTGAAGAGAATCAATGACATTCCAAATTTCATCTTTGTGCCCTCTGTGACACTGCTTTCACTTGCATCTATCAAACTCACAAGATGGATTTTCCTAGGAA ATGCTATACTGGACGACATTCCCCCGGAAGACGCCGACGAAGAAGCCGTTTCAGATGAGCAACCACTTCAAGGAAAAGGGAAAATGGTCAAGAATGTTGCTTGGGAAGATCTGCCTCGCCAGCCTCCTTCTCACTTGCAGCAA GTGGAAGAAGATTCATACCCAGCAAGAAAACATCAAGCACAAGCAAATCAATCTCGAGAACGAAGCGGATTAGCTCGACAGGGAAGTTTAAGAAGGCCAGGAAAAAGGGCCACGTCCAGGTCTACCTCCGCAAGCTTATCGATCAATCCCAAGAGCAAACTCTCTTCAGAACAGCCACAAGCA GCTTTGGTGGAAGAAATGCTCTCTCTTTTTGAGAAATTTGAATCTGAGCTCACTCCATCTGCTGTAGAAACTCAAGTTGCACAGCAAAATGTGAGTGATACACTTAAAACTGGAACTTCAATTCTCCAGGAACCTGAACAGGTTAAGAAACTCAAGAGATCATTGCATCTGTTAACGCAAACTTCTGAAGATAGTTTGGCTGCTGGTCAGATATCTATCATCACCAACTTTGAGCAAGAGATTGATATGCTTGAAGCAAAGTTCAGAAATGCTGCAGATGTTTTGGCCAGAGCTTCACAATTGCAAGCTAACAAAGAACAGGCTGAGAAACACTTTCAGGAAGCATATCACCTGCTGAGAGAGTTAAAGGCTAATGATGACGAATTTAAGGAGAAAATTGGGAAATTGAAGTCTGAAATTGAGTGTCTTAAAACTGCTGAGGAAAAGAATTTGAGGAAGATCAATGATTGCTTTCAATGTGGAAAGTTTCAGAAGGAATTAGCCTCAAAATGTGAAATGGAGCTGGGAAAATTATGGCATGCTAGAGAAAAGGCAAAGAAAGATAAGGCTGATGTAGAAGCTGTTTTTAAGAACTACAGGCAGCAACTGACTTGA
- the LOC110629905 gene encoding U-box domain-containing protein 4, with product MEISLLRTLLNNISSFLCLSSVENFSSNLVQKYCQKAKEILKLLKPILCAFVDFEIASDEVLDNIFRELCESVDELRELFENWQPLSSKVYFVLQIESLISKIRNLGLDFFQLLKSSREHFPDELSSSSLEYCTLKIKPMGYEQTSSIVREAIRIQAESVESSSEILVKVAESLNLRSNQDILIEVVALEKLKENAEQVENTMEPELFDQMISLVTCMRDRLVLIKQSQTNGPVPIPGDFCCPLSLELMSDPVIVASGQTYERAFIKNWIELGLTVCPKTRQTLDRSNLIPNYTVKALIANWCESNNVKPCDPVKSLSFNQPSPLLVHAESGAISRDSHVFPQSRGDEPMSPESTQSTGSPRMNWISSSGICQEGTSPLHPCSTSENSLLGVVENKLGLDMIISLTSSEERSANLDERSVDSIVYHPVSPSRKQVLNAVRADGPITQNHHRNASASSAIANGNFPQGVHADANECSAMSNHLAPCTSDTSGEIETEPVEIETEPQASTTLNTPHREPEFSPRVVETRSRSQTIWRQPIDRLVPRVVSSSAVGTRANLSGVETNVRKLVEDLKSNSVDSQREATAELRTLAKHNTDNRIVIANCGAINLLVNLLRSTDMKIQENAVTALLNLSINDNNKTAITNVDAIEPLIHVLETGAPEAKENSAATLFSLSVIEDNKVRIGRSGAVRPLVDLLGNGRPRGKKDAAAALFNLSILHENKAQIVQAGAVKHLVELMDPAAGMVDKAVAVLANLATIPDGRSAIDQEGGIPFLVEIVELGSARGKENAAAALWQLCINDKKFCYIVLQEGAVPPLVALSRFGTPRAKEKARSLLQFLRIQRHGNGRE from the exons ATGGAAATATCATTGTTGAGAACACTTCTCAATAACATCTCCTCTTTTTTATGTTTATCATCAGTTGAAAACTTCAGCTCCAACCTAGTGCAGAAGTATTGCCAGAAGGCAAAAGAGATATTGAAGTTGTTGAAGCCAATACTTTGTGcttttgttgattttgaaatagcTTCTGATGAAGTGCTTGATAATATATTTCGTGAATTGTGCGAATCTGTTGATGAACTGAGGGAACTCTTCGAAAACTGGCAACCATTGTCAAGTAAAGTTTATTTT GTTCTGCAAATTGAATCATTAATATCAAAGATCCGGAACTTGGGTCTGGATTTTTTTCAGCTGTTGAAGTCTTCCCGTGAACATTTCCCTGATGAATTAAGTTCATCGTCCCTTGAG TACTGCACACTGAAAATTAAGCCAATGGGATATGAACAAACATCATCTATTGTTAGAGAAGCTATTAGGATTCAAGCGGAGAGTGTTGAATCTAGCTCTGAGATTCTGGTGAAAGTCGCAGAGAGTTTAAACTTAAGATCCAATCAAGATATTCTGATTGAAGTGGTAGCccttgagaagttgaaggagaaTGCTGAACAAGTGGAAAACACCATGGAACCCGAGTTATTCGATCAAATGATTTCTCTTGTCACCTGCATGCGTGATCGTCTTGTTCTGATAAAACAGTCTCAGACCAATGGCCCAGTCCCAATACCAGGTGATTTTTGCTGTCctctttctcttgaattgatGAGTGATCCAGTGATTGTGGCATCTGGGCAAACCTATGAGCGAGCATTCATTAAAAATTGGATTGAACTTGGGCTCACTGTATGCCCAAAGACAAGGCAGACTCTTGATCGCTCCAATCTGATACCTAATTACACTGTAAAGGCTTTAATTGCAAATTGGTGCGAGTCCAACAATGTGAAGCCGTGTGATCCTGTAAAGTCATTGAGCTTCAATCAGCCCTCACCTCTCCTTGTACATGCTGAGTCTGGTGCCATATCCAGGGATTCACATGTTTTTCCTCAATCCAGGGGCGACGAACCGATGTCACCTGAGTCAACTCAGTCTACTGGTTCTCCTAGAATGAATTGGATCTCTTCTAGTGGGATTTGTCAAGAGGGAACTTCTCCACTTCATCCCTGTTCTACATCTGAGAATTCCTTATTAGGTGTAGTAGAAAACAAACTGGGTTTGGACATGATAATATCACTAACAAGTTCTGAGGAAAGGTCGGCTAACTTGGATGAAAGGAGCGTGGATTCAATTGTCTACCATCCTGTATCACCATCTAGGAAGCAAGTTTTGAATGCTGTTAGAGCTGATGGACCAATAACTCAGAACCACCATAGAAATGCTTCAGCCTCCAGTGCAATTGCTAATGGAAATTTTCCTCAAGGAGTACATGCAGATGCTAATGAGTGTTCAGCTATGTCAAACCATCTTGCTCCCTGCACTAGTGATACTTCAGGTGAAATAGAAACAGAGCCTGTTGAAATAGAAACAGAGCCACAGGCTTCTACTACTTTGAACACCCCTCATAGAGAACCTGAGTTCTCACCCCGTGTGGTTGAGACACGATCTCGAAGTCAAACAATCTGGCGGCAGCCGATAGATAGGCTTGTTCCAAGAGTAGTTTCTTCTTCTGCTGTGGGAACAAGAGCTAATCTTTCTGGTGTTGAAACCAATGTTCGGAAGCTGGTTGAGGACTTGAAGAGCAATTCAGTTGATTCTCAAAGAGAGGCAACGGCTGAACTCAGGACACTTGCTAAACACAACACGGACAATAGGATTGTTATAGCAAACTGTGGAGCCATTAACTTGTTAGTTAACTTGCTTCGATCAACTGACATGAAAATTCAAGAAAATGCTGTCACAGCACTCCTTAACTTGTCAATTAATGATAACAACAAAACAGCAATTACCAATGTTGATGCTATTGAACCTCTTATTCATGTTCTAGAAACAGGAGCTCCGGAGGCAAAGGAGAATTCAGCTGCTACTCTGTTTAGCCTATCGGTAATCGAGGATAACAAGGTCAGGATAGGACGGTCTGGGGCTGTGAGACCTCTGGTTGATTTGTTGGGGAATGGAAGACCGCGGGGAAAGAAGGATGCAGCCGCAGCTTTGTTTAATTTGTCAATACTTCATGAAAACAAAGCCCAAATTGTGCAAGCTGGTGCTGTTAAGCACCTTGTGGAGTTGATGGACCCAGCAGCTGGGATGGTTGACAAAGCAGTTGCTGTTTTGGCTAATCTTGCTACAATTCCTGATGGAAGGAGTGCAATTGATCAAGAGGGTGGGATCCCTTTTCTGGTTGAGATTGTTGAGTTGGGTTCTGCAAGAGGGAAGGAAAATGCTGCTGCTGCACTTTGGCAGCTTTGCATAAATGATAAGAAGTTTTGCTACATTGTGCTCCAAGAAGGTGCTGTACCGCCATTAGTGGCTTTATCGCGGTTCGGCACCCCAAGGGCTAAAGAAAAG GCTCGGTCATTGCTTCAGTTCCTCAGAATCCAGCGACATGGCAATGGTAGGGAATGA